A stretch of the Acyrthosiphon pisum isolate AL4f chromosome A2, pea_aphid_22Mar2018_4r6ur, whole genome shotgun sequence genome encodes the following:
- the LOC100165640 gene encoding coiled-coil domain-containing protein 103 gives MGSSADFKSLEDELIDNVEKDVRYWQQNDAKLRAVKSVSTYQEFSDIVKAAHLRPLTKKEIECKSHPPAVWNNVVTAHNMQDSKQQSSDFAVADIDIKDNIPSACSPIVQEFILSFRRLSTAKHRYKYLSLHGAENVAATFHTEEIPPSVLVELLETLLIFPSNSVPDIVAVTRLLDVITGTKRFELAIEFLSSTELDTLCNLFNKLEESLKSGQQDLAEQGVTEWSLSTLRRKYKV, from the exons ATGGGTTCGTCTGCGGATTTCAAGAGCCTCGAAGATGAACTGATCGACAATGTAGAGAAAGACGTGCGTTACTGGCAACAGAACGACGCCAAGCTGAGGGCCGTGAAGAGCGTGTCCACTTACCAAGAGTTCAG CGACATTGTCAAGGCAGCTCATCTGCGTCCACTGACCAAGAAAGAAATCGAGTGCAAGAGCCACCCACCGGCAGTGTGGAACAACGTAGTGACAGCTCACAACATGCAAGACAGCAAGCAACAGAGTTCTGATTTCGCG GTCGCCGACATCGACATCAAGGATAACATACCGAGTGCTTGCTCTCCAATAGTCCAAGAGTTTATTCTGAGTTTCCGCCGTCTCAGCACGGCTAAACACAGATACAAGTACTTGAGCCTACATGGTGCTGAAAATGTGGCCGCCACGTTTCACACCGAAGAGATACCTCCATCTGTTTTGGTCGAACTGCTCGAAACACTACTCATATTCCCGTCAAATAGTGTCCCAGACATAGTCGCAGTCACCAGACTTTTAGACGTGATCACCGGGACGAAAAG GTTTGAATTGGCCATTGAGTTTTTGAGTTCAACCGAGTTGGACACGTTGTGTAATCTGTTCAACAAACTAGAGGAGAGCCTAAAGTCTGGTCAGCAAGATTTGGCCGAACAAGGAGTTACTGAGTGGAGTTTGAGTACACTAAGGAGAAAATATAAAGTCTAA